In Erigeron canadensis isolate Cc75 chromosome 1, C_canadensis_v1, whole genome shotgun sequence, a single window of DNA contains:
- the LOC122585410 gene encoding ABC transporter G family member 6-like has translation MPRVVAENVVDNLGFYDQRGQVASSPSLGELLKYVGDIRKGANGEETPAHRVLEMSETSNENEPKALPFVLKFTNLTYSVKVRKKIAVPVPALFGSGSEGNANEQQTYTNTKVLLNDISGEARDGELVAVLGASGSGKSTLIDALANRIAKGSLKGTVTLNGEQLESRLLKVISAYVMQDDLLFPMLTVEETLMFAAEFRLPRSFSKSKKKLRVQALIDQLGLRNAAKTVIGDEGHRGVSGGERRRVSIGIDIIHDPIILFLDEPTSGLDSTSAYMVVKVLQRIAQSGSIVMMSVHQPSYRLLGLLDRLLFLSRGQPVYNGSPRDLPLFFSDFGHPIPDKENRTEFALDLIRELEGSPGGTRRLVEFNKAWQNMKRSRNEQTTGDETPTHGLTLKEAISASISRGKLVSGAGANNGTNPTSMVPTFANPMWMEMAVLSKRSFTNSRRMPELFGIRLAAVTVTGFILATVFWNLDSSPRGVQERLGFFAFAMSTTFYTCADALPVFLQERYIFMRETAYNAYRRSSYVLSHSLVAIPSLIFLSLAFAAITFWAVGLAGGVSGFIFYFFVILASFWAGSSFVTFLSGIVPHVMLGYTIVVAILAYFLLFSGFFITRDRIPGYWIWFHYLSLVKYPYEAVLQNEFDDPIKCFIRGTQIFDNSPLAVVDNNVKARLLQSMSRSLGINISSTTCLTTGVDILKQQGITDLSKWGCLWVTVAWGFFFRILFYFCLLLGSKNKRR, from the coding sequence ATGCCACGCGTTGTCGCGGAAAACGTTGTCGATAATCTAGGATTTTACGACCAACGGGGACAAGTCGCGTCTTCTCCGTCTCTTGGAGAGCTTCTCAAGTATGTCGGCGACATACGAAAGGGAGCTAACGGAGAAGAAACCCCAGCTCATCGTGTGTTAGAAATGAGCGAAACTAGCAACGAAAATGAACCAAAAGCTTTGCCGTTTGTTTTGAAGTTTACTAATTTGACATATAGTGTCAAGGTTCGAAAGAAGATAGCTGTCCCGGTTCCGGCTTTATTTGGAAGTGGCTCAGAAGGAAATGCAAATGAACAACAAACGTATACGAATACTAAGGTTTTGTTGAATGATATCTCTGGTGAAGCAAGAGATGGCGAGTTGGTTGCGGTTTTAGGGGCGAGTGGCTCCGGGAAGTCGACTTTGATCGATGCTTTGGCTAACCGGATAGCGAAAGGAAGCTTAAAAGGGACGGTTACATTAAACGGTGAGCAACTCGAGTCGAGGTTGCTTAAGGTGATTTCAGCTTATGTTATGCAAGATGACCTTTTGTTTCCTATGTTAACTGTTGAAGAAACTTTAATGTTTGCTGCTGAGTTTCGTCTTCCTCGGTCATTCTCTAAGTCGAAAAAGAAGCTTAGAGTTCAAGCTTTGATTGATCAGTTAGGTCTTCGTAACGCGGCTAAGACGGTTATTGGAGATGAAGGACATAGAGGAGTTTCGGGTGGTGAACGACGTCGTGTGTCTATTGGAATAGACATTATTCATGACccgattattttgtttttggacGAGCCGACGTCTGGGCTTGACTCGACTAGTGCGTATATGGTGGTGAAAGTTTTGCAAAGGATTGCGCAGAGCGGTAGCATCGTGATGATGTCTGTGCATCAACCGAGCTACCGTCTGCTTGGGTTGCTAGACAGGCTTTTGTTTTTGTCCCGTGGACAGCCAGTGTATAATGGCTCTCCACGGGACCTACCTTTGTTTTTCTCTGACTTTGGACATCCGATTCCAGATAAGGAGAACCGTACAGAGTTTGCTCTTGATTTAATTAGAGAACTCGAAGGTTCTCCTGGTGGAACCAGACGTCTTGTCGAGTTCAACAAAGCCTGGCAAAACATGAAAAGATCTCGCAACGAGCAAACCACCGGCGACGAAACCCCTACACACGGGCTAACACTTAAAGAAGCAATCAGTGCAAGCATATCAAGAGGCAAACTAGTCTCGGGTGCTGGAGCCAACAACGGTACTAATCCGACCTCCATGGTCCCAACATTCGCTAACCCAATGTGGATGGAAATGGCTGTTTTATCAAAAAGGTCATTCACAAATTCACGAAGAATGCCAGAGCTATTTGGTATCAGATTAGCCGCGGTTACTGTCACTGGTTTCATCCTTGCTACCGTGTTTTGGAACCTCGATAGCTCTCCAAGAGGCGTCCAAGAACGATTAGGCTTCTTCGCCTTTGCAATGTCTACAACATTCTACACTTGTGCAGACGCCTTGCCAGTTTTCCTCCAAGAACGTTACATTTTCATGAGAGAAACCGCTTACAATGCTTATAGACGGTCATCCTACGTACTTTCACACTCCCTCGTAGCGATCCCTTCTCTCATTTTCCTCTCACTTGCATTCGCCGCTATCACATTTTGGGCAGTTGGACTCGCTGGAGGTGTTTCCGGGTTCATATTCTACTTTTTTGTTATCCTAGCATCATTTTGGGCCGGAAGTTCATTCGTTACATTTCTCTCTGGCATCGTCCCACACGTTATGCTTGGTTACACTATAGTCGTCGCGATCCTTGCTTATTTCCTTCTATTTAGTGGATTTTTCATCACTCGTGATCGAATCCCTGGATACTGGATTTGGTTTCACTACTTATCTCTAGTCAAGTACCCGTACGAAGCTGTTCTACAAAACGAATTCGACGATCCCATCAAATGCTTTATCCGTGGAACACAAATATTTGACAACAGCCCTTTAGCCGTAGTTGACAACAATGTTAAAGCCAGACTATTGCAAAGCATGAGCCGATCGTTAGGGATTAACATCAGCAGCACGACGTGCTTAACCACCGGTGTCGATATCTTGAAGCAACAAGGAATCACTGATCTAAGCAAATGGGGCTGCTTGTGGGTGACTGTGGCTTGGGGGTTCTTCTTTAGGATCCTGTTCTATTTCTGTTTGTTGCTTGGAAGCAA